In Prosthecobacter vanneervenii, one DNA window encodes the following:
- a CDS encoding L,D-transpeptidase, translated as MNLASPRLEVSIGTQRLRLYDGMKLVREWPCSTSKFGIGFTEGSNKTPLGRFVVKEKHGDGAESGTIFKSRQPVGRWVPGMDTKSDFVLTRILWLHGTEPRNANTYQRYIYIHGTNDENAIGRPASHGCVRLRNQEMIELFDLVPAGTEVWIEE; from the coding sequence ATGAATCTCGCCTCCCCACGCCTCGAAGTCAGCATCGGTACGCAGCGGCTGCGTTTGTATGATGGCATGAAGCTCGTGCGCGAATGGCCGTGCAGCACATCGAAATTTGGCATCGGCTTTACGGAAGGCAGCAACAAGACACCGTTGGGCCGCTTTGTGGTCAAAGAAAAGCATGGCGATGGCGCGGAGAGCGGCACCATTTTCAAATCGCGCCAGCCCGTCGGGCGCTGGGTGCCGGGGATGGACACAAAATCCGACTTTGTGCTCACCCGCATCCTCTGGCTGCATGGCACCGAGCCACGCAATGCCAACACCTACCAGCGCTACATCTACATCCACGGCACGAATGACGAAAACGCCATCGGCCGCCCAGCAAGCCATGGCTGCGTGCGTCTGCGCAACCAGGAGATGATCGAGCTCTTTGATCTCGTGCCCGCGGGCACAGAGGTATGGATTGAGGAATAA
- a CDS encoding alpha/beta hydrolase: MKRLCLTLLLFACSLNAQTPAPTAKPKAADAVDKMTAALKPTRILPYKKVGDTELQLHVFEPEGFKPGDSRACFLIIHGGGWTGGVPQRMYSFAAHYAKNGMVGISMQYRLHSKKTGVSVFDCVKDARSAMRYVRGHAAELGIDPQKIIVSGGSAGGHLAAATALFDNVNEEGDDLKISPTPNALVLLFPVIDTSKEGYGNEKIGERWQELSPLHHVHPGLPPTIIFHGTGDTVTPFAGAKAFHEAMLKAGNRCELDINEGGAHGYLMRSKELHDDTLQKTDVFLKSLGLLN, from the coding sequence ATGAAACGCCTCTGCCTCACACTTCTTCTTTTCGCCTGCTCTCTGAATGCCCAAACCCCGGCTCCAACGGCCAAGCCAAAAGCCGCCGATGCGGTGGACAAGATGACGGCAGCGCTCAAACCTACGCGCATCCTGCCCTACAAGAAGGTCGGAGACACCGAGCTGCAGCTGCACGTGTTTGAGCCGGAGGGCTTTAAGCCGGGCGACAGCCGCGCCTGTTTCCTCATCATTCACGGGGGCGGCTGGACGGGCGGCGTGCCACAGCGCATGTACTCCTTTGCCGCGCATTATGCGAAGAACGGAATGGTGGGGATCAGCATGCAGTACCGTCTGCACAGCAAGAAGACAGGCGTAAGCGTTTTTGACTGCGTGAAGGATGCACGCTCCGCGATGCGCTACGTGCGCGGCCATGCGGCGGAGCTGGGCATCGATCCGCAGAAGATCATCGTCAGCGGCGGATCCGCAGGCGGGCATCTGGCGGCAGCCACGGCCCTCTTTGACAACGTGAACGAAGAAGGTGACGACCTCAAAATCTCACCGACTCCCAACGCCTTGGTGCTGCTCTTTCCCGTGATCGACACCTCCAAGGAAGGGTATGGGAATGAAAAAATCGGCGAACGCTGGCAGGAGCTGTCACCACTGCACCATGTGCACCCCGGCCTGCCGCCCACGATCATCTTCCACGGTACCGGAGACACCGTCACCCCCTTTGCAGGAGCCAAGGCCTTTCATGAGGCCATGCTGAAAGCGGGCAACCGCTGCGAGCTCGACATCAATGAAGGTGGGGCCCACGGCTACCTCATGCGCAGCAAAGAGCTGCACGACGACACCCTGCAGAAGACCGATGTGTTTCTGAAGTCGCTGGGGCTTCTGAACTGA
- a CDS encoding lysophospholipid acyltransferase family protein codes for MLKSLIHDSPPEQSPSPRCTPASKAGRALMIIWMVLVFVISMSYWAVGGLLFLLMGAVLAPILPADKTRALGHWLLYWGFRGFLGILRVCGIYECEYVGFEALQGITGGLIIAPNHPALWDAVFMLSKVNGLRCILKDTLMHNPFLRGGAKLAGFIPNKPAPKMLQMAIEALRQGDRLLLFPEGTRTRKPERRINILQTGIGIIATQSSAPVWPVFIETNSDYLCKGWPLWRLPDKKVRLRITLGQPIASPPDESAAAFNQRLYELFQSRLGSASKA; via the coding sequence ATGCTGAAGTCTCTTATTCACGATTCACCACCAGAGCAATCTCCAAGTCCACGATGCACACCGGCGTCCAAGGCGGGCCGTGCGCTCATGATCATCTGGATGGTGTTGGTCTTTGTCATCAGCATGAGCTATTGGGCCGTCGGCGGTCTTCTCTTTTTGCTGATGGGCGCGGTGCTGGCACCGATCCTCCCTGCGGACAAAACCCGCGCCCTGGGCCATTGGCTGCTGTACTGGGGCTTCCGCGGCTTCCTCGGCATCCTCCGCGTATGCGGCATCTATGAGTGCGAGTACGTCGGCTTTGAGGCGCTGCAAGGCATCACCGGGGGCCTGATCATCGCCCCCAACCACCCGGCGCTGTGGGATGCGGTCTTCATGCTTTCCAAAGTGAACGGCCTGCGCTGCATCCTGAAGGACACCCTGATGCACAACCCCTTCCTGCGCGGCGGAGCCAAGCTGGCAGGCTTTATCCCCAACAAACCTGCCCCCAAAATGCTGCAGATGGCCATCGAGGCGCTGCGCCAGGGGGACAGGCTGCTGCTTTTCCCGGAAGGCACCCGCACCCGCAAGCCTGAACGCCGCATCAATATTCTCCAGACCGGCATCGGCATCATCGCCACGCAGTCCAGCGCGCCTGTGTGGCCGGTCTTTATCGAAACTAACAGCGACTACCTGTGCAAAGGCTGGCCGCTCTGGCGTCTGCCAGACAAAAAGGTCCGCCTGCGCATCACGCTGGGTCAGCCCATCGCCAGCCCGCCGGATGAAAGCGCCGCCGCTTTCAACCAGCGGCTCTACGAGCTGTTTCAATCGCGACTGGGCAGTGCTTCCAAGGCCTGA
- a CDS encoding 3-hydroxyacyl-ACP dehydratase FabZ family protein, whose translation MTSSSELVQALSSLPHGSEFRFIDEIVELIPGTSAKALWRLKGDEEFLKGHFPGAPLMPGVLMIEALAQLGGILLQTRPGEPVLKNLRLTAVRQIKILGSITPGHSLHLSATLQGVLDTLGQVSGEIRDDAGNVILTGAVTLAGER comes from the coding sequence ATGACATCTTCATCCGAGCTTGTTCAAGCGCTTTCCTCCCTGCCACATGGTTCTGAGTTTCGTTTTATCGACGAGATTGTGGAGCTGATTCCCGGTACGTCCGCCAAAGCATTGTGGAGGCTGAAAGGAGACGAGGAGTTTCTCAAAGGGCACTTTCCGGGTGCTCCCCTCATGCCAGGGGTGCTCATGATCGAGGCGCTGGCGCAGCTGGGAGGCATTCTCCTACAGACGCGCCCGGGCGAGCCTGTGCTCAAAAATCTCCGCCTCACGGCCGTGCGGCAGATCAAAATCCTGGGCAGCATCACTCCAGGTCATTCCCTGCATCTCAGTGCCACGCTCCAGGGAGTGCTGGACACCCTGGGGCAGGTGAGCGGGGAAATCCGCGATGATGCGGGTAATGTCATCCTGACTGGTGCAGTGACGCTGGCGGGAGAGCGGTGA